A DNA window from Streptomyces canus contains the following coding sequences:
- a CDS encoding SDR family NAD(P)-dependent oxidoreductase: MPVAIITGASKGLGRALAEALAPRGWDLVLDARTAAVLKETAAALAGHGTRVTALPGDVTDPAHRSELVAAAWRLGGVDLLVNNASALGAEPLVRLDGLPLDRLRRALEVNVVAALGLVQEALPLLRASEAGTVITVSSDAAAEAYETWGGYGASKAALDHLAAVLGEEEPRLRVWAVDPGDMATDLYAAAVPDDGDPRPEPASVVPAFLRLLEERPASGRYGAPSLLEGR, translated from the coding sequence ATGCCGGTAGCGATCATCACGGGGGCCTCGAAGGGGCTGGGACGGGCGCTCGCCGAGGCCCTGGCCCCACGGGGCTGGGACCTGGTGCTCGACGCGAGGACGGCGGCGGTCCTGAAGGAGACGGCGGCCGCGCTCGCGGGGCACGGCACCCGGGTGACGGCGTTGCCCGGGGACGTCACGGACCCGGCGCACCGCTCGGAGCTGGTGGCCGCGGCCTGGCGGCTCGGTGGCGTGGATCTGCTGGTGAACAACGCGAGTGCGCTGGGTGCCGAGCCGCTGGTCCGGCTCGACGGGCTGCCCCTGGACAGGCTGCGCCGCGCGCTGGAGGTGAACGTGGTGGCCGCGCTGGGGCTGGTCCAGGAGGCGCTGCCGCTGTTGCGGGCGTCGGAGGCAGGCACGGTGATCACGGTGAGTTCGGACGCCGCCGCCGAGGCGTACGAGACGTGGGGCGGTTACGGGGCGTCCAAGGCCGCCCTGGACCACCTCGCGGCGGTGCTCGGCGAGGAGGAGCCGCGGCTGCGGGTGTGGGCCGTCGATCCCGGGGACATGGCGACGGACCTGTACGCAGCGGCCGTACCGGACGACGGGGATCCGCGGCCGGAGCCGGCGAGCGTGGTGCCGGCCTTTCTACGGTTGCTGGAGGAGCGGCCGGCAAGCGGTCGGTACGGGGCACCCTCGCTGCTGGAGGGGCGATGA
- a CDS encoding S-adenosylmethionine:tRNA ribosyltransferase-isomerase yields MTLAVRVPEELSARLPAEQRGPGLDRDAVRLLVSRGTAVSHHSFGELPRLLRAGDLLVVNTSPTLAAAVDGRIGHARVVVHFSTRGDDGRWAVELRDPDGRGTTRARAGGPAGTEVRLPGGGRLVLEEAVSERLWWARVCGGEVLGLLREHGRPIRYSYTERDQPLSVHQTVFALPSPDGSGSAEMPSAARPFTARLVAELVSRGVQFAPVTLHTGVASAEAHEPPYPERFSVPEASARLINAVRAGDGRVVAVGTTAVRAVESAAGADGIVRAREGWTDLVVTPERGVRVVDGLLTGLHEPEASHLLMLEAVAGRAAIDRGYEEALRRLYLWHEFGDVHLLLPQEDSHAEHCSSNCR; encoded by the coding sequence ATGACACTCGCGGTGCGCGTACCGGAGGAGCTGTCGGCGCGGTTGCCTGCCGAACAGCGCGGGCCGGGGCTCGACCGGGACGCCGTCCGGCTGCTGGTGTCGCGGGGTACAGCGGTGTCGCACCACTCGTTCGGGGAGCTTCCGAGGCTGCTGCGGGCCGGGGACCTGCTCGTCGTGAACACCTCCCCCACGCTGGCCGCGGCCGTGGACGGGCGGATCGGGCACGCGCGCGTGGTGGTGCACTTCTCCACGCGCGGGGACGACGGCAGGTGGGCCGTCGAGCTGCGGGATCCCGACGGGAGGGGCACCACGCGTGCGCGTGCGGGAGGGCCCGCGGGGACAGAGGTGCGGCTGCCCGGGGGCGGGCGGCTGGTCCTGGAGGAGGCGGTGAGCGAGCGTCTGTGGTGGGCGCGCGTGTGCGGCGGCGAGGTTCTCGGGCTGCTGCGGGAGCACGGGCGGCCCATTCGGTACTCCTATACGGAGCGGGACCAGCCGTTGTCCGTCCACCAGACGGTGTTCGCGCTGCCGTCGCCCGACGGGTCGGGCAGTGCGGAGATGCCCAGTGCGGCACGGCCCTTCACGGCGCGGCTGGTGGCGGAGCTGGTGAGCCGGGGTGTGCAGTTCGCGCCGGTCACCCTGCACACGGGGGTGGCCTCGGCGGAGGCGCACGAGCCGCCGTATCCGGAGCGGTTCTCGGTGCCGGAGGCCTCCGCGCGGCTGATCAACGCGGTGCGGGCCGGGGACGGCAGGGTCGTCGCCGTCGGGACGACCGCTGTGCGGGCCGTGGAGTCGGCCGCCGGAGCCGACGGGATCGTACGCGCGCGTGAGGGATGGACGGATCTCGTCGTGACCCCGGAGCGCGGGGTGCGGGTGGTGGACGGGCTGCTGACCGGGCTGCACGAGCCGGAGGCCTCGCATCTGCTGATGCTGGAGGCGGTCGCGGGGCGGGCGGCGATCGACCGCGGCTACGAGGAGGCGCTGCGCCGGCTCTACCTGTGGCACGAGTTCGGGGACGTGCATCTCCTCCTGCCGCAGGAGGATTCTCACGCAGAGCATTGCTCAAGCAACTGTCGGTGA
- a CDS encoding transglycosylase SLT domain-containing protein, with amino-acid sequence MPKNPFTRGHRRALTKRHKIVVAGVATLGAAAVVFSAVPGNAETTTSEAAVSSAPVKYSSEQLKGLQSDVSEQLAAKALQSKAATEAKAAKAHAEAKAKAKAAAAAKKKAAHAAAAKKAAQARKAKEAASRAAHRAKLKAAVHKSKAAVHKSYANNLDGWIKESLDIMKSKGIPGSYNGLHRNIIRESSGNPNAINNWDINAINGIPSKGLLQVIPPTFQAYHVPGTSWNIYDPVANITAAANYAADRYGSMDNVNSAY; translated from the coding sequence ATGCCCAAGAACCCTTTCACTCGTGGTCATCGTCGCGCGCTGACCAAGCGCCACAAGATCGTCGTCGCCGGCGTCGCCACGCTCGGTGCCGCCGCCGTCGTGTTCAGCGCGGTTCCGGGCAACGCGGAGACCACCACGTCCGAGGCCGCCGTCTCCTCGGCCCCGGTGAAGTACTCCTCCGAGCAGCTCAAGGGCCTCCAGTCGGACGTCAGCGAGCAGCTCGCCGCCAAGGCCCTGCAGAGCAAGGCCGCCACTGAGGCGAAGGCAGCGAAGGCGCACGCCGAGGCGAAGGCCAAGGCCAAGGCCGCGGCCGCCGCGAAGAAGAAGGCCGCGCACGCCGCCGCCGCCAAGAAGGCCGCGCAGGCGCGCAAGGCCAAGGAGGCCGCGAGCCGGGCCGCGCATCGCGCCAAGCTCAAGGCTGCGGTGCACAAGAGCAAGGCTGCGGTGCACAAGAGCTACGCCAACAACCTGGACGGCTGGATCAAGGAGTCCCTGGACATCATGAAGTCCAAGGGCATCCCGGGCAGCTACAACGGCCTGCACCGCAACATCATCCGGGAGTCCTCGGGCAACCCGAACGCGATCAACAACTGGGACATCAACGCCATCAACGGCATCCCGTCGAAGGGGCTGCTCCAGGTCATCCCGCCGACGTTCCAGGCCTACCACGTCCCGGGCACGTCCTGGAACATCTACGACCCGGTCGCCAACATCACCGCCGCCGCGAACTACGCGGCCGACAGGTACGGCTCGATGGACAACGTCAACAGCGCGTACTGA
- a CDS encoding ABC transporter ATP-binding protein/permease, protein MPELVLEANGRTWTLDPSRSYSLGRDPQGDIVFDDARVSWRHATINWSGRGWVIEDHSSTNGTFVQGQRIHQTEIGPGAAVHLGNASDGPLLSLSGTAAPVAEPQPREQPYVAQSANPGWAQQTPQQAPHQHPQQASQSGWPQPQQQPQPYSHRPPQKIPQQQGPDAGAGAGAPPVYGDRSPTTFHQFTIGRIMRIGRALENDLVVSDLQVSRNHAEFHSTPDGRMEIRDLGSHNGTYVNGQPIPKGGSTMLGPSDIVGVGHSTFRIVGDRLEEFVDTGEVTFSARHLTVTVDGGKQILKDVSFGVPEKSLIAVIGPSGSGKSTLLKALTGYRPANQGDVLYDNRNLYKQFAELRQRIGLVPQDDILHKELTVKKALKYAAKLRFPADTTGAERESRIDEVLRELKLDVHKEKKVTSLSGGQRKRVSVALELLTKPSLIFLDEPTSGLDPGMDRDVMQLLRGLADDGRTVLVVTHSVAELALCDKLLVMAPGGAVAYFGPPEEALNFFGYDTWADVFSAFENYRDYDWAGRWKGSQHYQMYAADIDAVAAQSVQLPPMQAMKPPKPQGWTGQFGTLVRRYVSVIASDKGFLALTVILPLVLGAVSLLIDFGDPLLPKPIDPRTKLPEPNSTATTVLLILAVGACFAGAANSVRELIKERVIYERERATGLSRSAYLMSKVFVLGVITILQGLMVGVIGFAGRGLPKQGLVLGSATLAELCLPIMGLGFTSMMFGLIISALVKTSEKTMPLLVMFAIIQVVFTGCLFTLHGTIGVNELSYLMPSRWAVAAAGATLDFNRVNPPVKPGDSTDPLWNHTVGVWGLDMIALIAIGVICGFFVARFLRRHEPEVMRK, encoded by the coding sequence GTGCCGGAACTCGTACTGGAAGCGAACGGACGTACCTGGACGCTCGATCCGTCCAGGTCGTACAGCCTTGGACGCGATCCGCAGGGGGACATCGTGTTCGACGACGCCAGGGTGTCCTGGCGTCACGCCACGATCAACTGGAGCGGGCGCGGTTGGGTCATCGAGGACCACAGCAGCACCAACGGCACGTTCGTGCAGGGCCAGCGGATCCACCAGACGGAGATCGGCCCCGGCGCGGCGGTCCACCTCGGCAACGCGAGCGACGGCCCGCTGCTGAGCCTGTCCGGCACCGCGGCCCCGGTCGCCGAGCCCCAGCCCCGGGAGCAGCCGTACGTCGCGCAGAGCGCGAACCCCGGCTGGGCCCAGCAGACACCACAGCAGGCACCGCACCAGCACCCGCAGCAGGCCTCGCAGTCCGGCTGGCCACAGCCCCAGCAACAGCCGCAGCCGTACTCGCACCGGCCGCCGCAGAAGATCCCGCAGCAGCAGGGCCCCGACGCCGGCGCGGGCGCGGGCGCGCCGCCGGTCTACGGCGACCGCAGCCCGACCACGTTCCACCAGTTCACCATCGGCCGCATCATGCGCATCGGCCGTGCCCTGGAGAACGACCTGGTCGTCTCCGACCTGCAGGTCTCCCGCAACCACGCGGAGTTCCACTCGACGCCCGACGGCCGCATGGAGATCCGCGACCTCGGCTCCCACAACGGCACGTACGTCAACGGCCAGCCGATCCCCAAGGGCGGCTCGACGATGCTCGGCCCGAGCGACATCGTCGGTGTCGGCCACTCCACGTTCCGGATCGTCGGCGACCGCCTCGAGGAGTTCGTCGACACCGGTGAGGTGACGTTCTCCGCCCGCCACCTGACCGTCACGGTCGACGGCGGCAAGCAGATCCTCAAGGACGTCTCCTTCGGCGTCCCGGAGAAGTCCCTGATCGCGGTCATCGGACCGTCCGGTTCCGGCAAGTCGACGCTGCTCAAGGCACTCACCGGCTACCGGCCCGCCAACCAGGGCGACGTCCTCTACGACAACCGCAACCTCTACAAGCAGTTCGCCGAGCTGCGCCAGCGCATCGGTCTGGTCCCGCAGGACGACATCCTGCACAAGGAGCTGACCGTCAAGAAGGCCCTCAAGTACGCGGCCAAACTCCGCTTCCCGGCCGACACGACCGGCGCCGAGCGCGAGTCCCGCATAGACGAGGTGCTGCGCGAGCTGAAGCTCGACGTCCACAAGGAGAAGAAGGTCACCTCCCTCTCCGGCGGCCAGCGCAAGCGCGTCTCCGTGGCCCTGGAACTGCTCACCAAGCCGTCCCTGATCTTCCTGGACGAGCCGACCTCCGGCCTCGACCCGGGTATGGACCGCGATGTCATGCAGTTGCTGCGCGGCCTCGCCGACGACGGCCGTACGGTCCTCGTCGTCACCCACTCCGTCGCCGAACTCGCGCTGTGCGACAAACTCCTCGTGATGGCCCCGGGCGGCGCGGTCGCCTATTTCGGCCCGCCTGAGGAGGCACTGAACTTCTTCGGCTACGACACCTGGGCCGACGTCTTCTCCGCCTTCGAGAACTACCGCGACTACGACTGGGCCGGACGCTGGAAGGGCTCACAGCACTACCAGATGTACGCCGCGGACATCGACGCCGTCGCCGCACAGTCCGTACAGCTGCCTCCGATGCAGGCGATGAAACCGCCGAAGCCGCAGGGCTGGACGGGTCAGTTCGGGACGCTGGTGCGCCGCTATGTCTCGGTCATAGCGTCCGACAAGGGCTTCCTGGCCCTGACGGTGATCCTGCCGCTCGTCCTCGGCGCGGTGAGCCTGCTCATCGACTTCGGCGACCCGCTGTTGCCCAAGCCGATCGACCCCAGGACCAAACTCCCCGAGCCCAACAGCACGGCCACCACCGTCCTGCTGATCCTGGCGGTCGGCGCCTGCTTCGCCGGCGCCGCCAACTCCGTCCGCGAACTGATCAAGGAACGGGTGATCTACGAACGGGAGCGCGCCACCGGCCTGTCCCGCTCGGCGTATCTGATGTCCAAGGTGTTCGTGCTGGGCGTGATCACCATCCTGCAAGGACTGATGGTCGGCGTCATCGGATTCGCCGGCCGTGGCCTCCCGAAGCAGGGCCTGGTCCTCGGCAGCGCCACCCTCGCGGAGCTGTGTCTGCCGATCATGGGCCTCGGGTTCACCTCGATGATGTTCGGCCTGATCATCTCCGCCCTCGTGAAGACGTCCGAGAAGACCATGCCGCTGCTGGTCATGTTCGCGATCATCCAGGTCGTCTTCACCGGCTGTCTGTTCACCCTGCACGGCACGATCGGCGTCAACGAGCTCTCGTACCTCATGCCGTCCCGCTGGGCGGTCGCCGCCGCGGGCGCCACGCTGGACTTCAACCGGGTCAACCCGCCCGTCAAACCGGGCGACTCGACCGACCCGCTGTGGAACCACACCGTCGGCGTCTGGGGCCTCGACATGATCGCCCTCATCGCCATCGGCGTGATCTGCGGCTTCTTCGTGGCCCGCTTCCTGCGCCGCCACGAGCCCGAGGTCATGCGCAAGTGA
- the serB gene encoding phosphoserine phosphatase SerB yields MSASQTSSSDVPTLLVKIFGKDRPGITAGLFDTLAAYSLDVVDIEQVVTRGRMVLCALVTAPPRALEGDLRATVHSWAESIKMQAEIISGLGDNRPRGLGRSLVTVLGHPLTAEATAAIAAKIAKAGGNIDRIFRLAKYPVTAVEFAVSGVATEALRTALVTDAARLGVDVAVVAAGLHRRAQRLVVMDVDSTLIQDEVIELFAAHAGCEDEVAEVTAAAMRGELDFEQSLHARVALLEGLDASVVDKVRSEVRLTPGARTLIRTLKRLGFQVGVVSGGFTQVTDDLKDRLGLDFAQANKLEIVDGKLTGKVTGEIVDRAGKARLLRRFAAEAGVPLSQTVAIGDGANDLDMLNAAGLGVAFNAKPVVREAAHTAVNVPFLDTVLYLLGITREEVEAADAHEED; encoded by the coding sequence ATGAGCGCTTCGCAGACCTCGTCCTCCGACGTCCCCACCCTTCTCGTCAAGATCTTCGGGAAGGACAGGCCGGGCATCACGGCCGGCCTCTTCGACACCCTCGCCGCGTACTCCCTCGACGTGGTCGACATCGAGCAGGTCGTCACGCGTGGCCGCATGGTGCTGTGCGCGCTCGTGACCGCGCCGCCCCGCGCGCTGGAGGGCGACCTGCGGGCGACCGTCCACAGCTGGGCCGAGTCGATCAAGATGCAGGCGGAGATCATCTCCGGTCTCGGCGACAACCGGCCGCGCGGACTGGGACGTTCCCTGGTCACCGTGCTCGGTCACCCGCTCACCGCGGAGGCCACCGCCGCGATCGCCGCCAAGATCGCCAAGGCTGGCGGCAACATCGACCGTATCTTCCGGCTGGCCAAGTACCCGGTCACGGCCGTCGAGTTCGCGGTGTCCGGCGTGGCGACCGAAGCGCTGCGCACCGCGCTCGTCACGGACGCCGCCAGGCTCGGCGTCGACGTGGCCGTCGTAGCGGCCGGTCTGCACCGCCGGGCCCAGCGGCTCGTCGTCATGGACGTGGACTCCACGCTCATCCAGGACGAGGTGATCGAGCTCTTCGCCGCGCATGCCGGCTGCGAGGACGAGGTCGCCGAGGTGACCGCGGCCGCGATGCGCGGCGAGCTGGACTTCGAGCAGTCGCTGCACGCGCGCGTGGCGCTGTTGGAGGGGCTGGACGCCTCTGTCGTCGACAAGGTGCGCTCCGAGGTACGGCTGACGCCGGGCGCCCGCACCCTCATCCGCACGCTGAAGCGGCTCGGCTTCCAAGTCGGTGTCGTCTCGGGCGGATTCACCCAGGTCACCGATGACCTGAAGGACCGGCTGGGGCTGGACTTCGCCCAGGCCAACAAACTGGAGATCGTCGACGGGAAGCTGACGGGCAAGGTCACCGGGGAGATCGTGGACCGGGCGGGCAAGGCGCGGCTGCTGCGCCGGTTCGCCGCCGAGGCGGGAGTGCCGCTGTCCCAGACGGTGGCGATCGGCGACGGCGCCAATGACCTGGACATGCTCAACGCGGCCGGACTCGGGGTCGCCTTCAACGCCAAGCCGGTGGTGCGAGAGGCCGCGCACACCGCGGTGAACGTGCCCTTCCTGGACACGGTGCTGTACCTGCTGGGCATCACCCGCGAAGAGGTCGAGGCGGCGGACGCGCACGAGGAGGACTGA
- a CDS encoding SixA phosphatase family protein, translating to MSVAEPRRIVLFRHAKADWPQVTDHERPLADRGRKESAEAGRRLVDSGISFDLALCSTATRTRETWKLAVQEFPHRPKTVYEERIYEASPGELIAVLNETPDDVQNLVLIGHNPGVQGLADVLAGAAEGDARQRMSARGFPAAAFAVLSLSGPWKTLEPGVATLADYWAPSD from the coding sequence ATGAGCGTCGCAGAACCCCGCAGGATTGTCCTTTTCCGGCATGCGAAAGCCGACTGGCCGCAGGTGACCGATCATGAGCGGCCGCTCGCCGACCGTGGCCGCAAAGAATCAGCGGAGGCCGGACGACGACTGGTCGACTCCGGCATCTCCTTCGACCTGGCCCTCTGCTCCACCGCGACCCGGACCCGTGAGACCTGGAAGCTCGCCGTGCAGGAGTTCCCGCACCGGCCGAAAACGGTCTACGAGGAGCGGATCTACGAGGCCTCTCCCGGCGAGCTGATCGCCGTGTTGAACGAAACCCCGGACGACGTCCAGAACCTCGTCCTGATCGGCCACAACCCGGGCGTGCAGGGTCTCGCCGACGTCCTCGCCGGCGCCGCTGAGGGTGACGCCCGCCAGCGGATGAGCGCGCGCGGCTTCCCCGCCGCCGCCTTCGCCGTCCTGTCGCTCAGCGGTCCCTGGAAGACCCTGGAGCCGGGCGTGGCCACCCTCGCCGACTACTGGGCACCGTCCGACTGA
- a CDS encoding SGM_5486 family transporter-associated protein, with product MPVLDPNPQNGQKKMLLVFGSFFAIFVVIAIIATIASP from the coding sequence ATGCCAGTGCTCGATCCGAATCCCCAGAACGGCCAGAAGAAGATGCTGCTGGTCTTCGGCTCGTTCTTCGCCATCTTCGTCGTCATCGCGATCATCGCGACGATCGCCTCGCCCTGA
- a CDS encoding CynX/NimT family MFS transporter yields MMGGMASEETRTLKSTTAPGSAIARGSAITCDSVVAPEVVAPEVVAPEKGAAVPPTRAWAVRLVVVGIVLSALNLRPAITSLGALLEEVRDGLGMSGSVAGLLTSVPPLCFAVFGVMAPRLARRFGTGAVVCAGMVAITAGLLIRPYTGSTAGFLAASALALMGIAVSNVLMPVIVKRWFPDRVGSMTGLYSMALALGTAAAAAVTVPVTEALGGSWQSGLTVWAGLAAAAVLPWIPLVRDRGAAPAEREAGQGVSGHVHARVDGAGPVRQVHARVAPPTLRITRSRTAWALAVFFGLQATAAYITMGWMAQIFRDAGVSAGTAGLLLAVTMVMGVPLAFVIPRVATRLPHQGPIVIALGACGLAGYAGLYLAPAAGAWAWAVLLGVSNCAFPLALTMVGMRARTGAGVAQLSAFAQSTGYLISIPGPLLVGVLYQHSGGWGLPIALMVGLMVPQMLVGVLAGRDRTVEDEAAR; encoded by the coding sequence ATGATGGGTGGCATGGCAAGCGAGGAAACCCGGACACTGAAGTCCACGACCGCACCCGGTTCTGCGATCGCACGCGGTTCCGCGATCACGTGCGATTCCGTTGTCGCCCCGGAGGTTGTTGCCCCGGAGGTTGTCGCGCCGGAGAAGGGAGCCGCGGTGCCCCCCACGCGCGCGTGGGCGGTGCGCCTGGTCGTCGTCGGCATTGTGCTGTCCGCACTCAACCTCCGCCCCGCCATCACCAGTCTCGGCGCCCTTCTCGAAGAGGTGCGCGACGGACTCGGTATGAGCGGCAGCGTGGCCGGCCTGCTCACCTCGGTGCCCCCGCTGTGCTTCGCCGTCTTCGGCGTCATGGCCCCGCGTCTGGCCCGCCGTTTCGGCACGGGCGCGGTGGTGTGCGCGGGCATGGTCGCCATCACGGCAGGTCTGCTCATTCGGCCGTACACGGGCTCCACGGCGGGCTTTCTGGCCGCCAGTGCCCTCGCCCTCATGGGCATCGCCGTCAGCAACGTCCTGATGCCGGTCATCGTCAAGCGCTGGTTCCCCGACCGGGTCGGCTCCATGACCGGGCTGTACTCGATGGCCCTCGCCCTCGGCACCGCGGCCGCGGCCGCCGTGACCGTGCCGGTGACCGAGGCACTGGGCGGGAGCTGGCAGTCCGGGCTCACGGTGTGGGCGGGCCTGGCCGCGGCGGCCGTACTGCCGTGGATCCCGCTCGTACGGGACCGGGGAGCCGCTCCGGCGGAGCGGGAGGCCGGGCAAGGGGTCTCCGGGCATGTCCACGCGCGCGTGGACGGGGCGGGGCCGGTCCGGCAGGTGCACGCGCGCGTGGCGCCGCCCACGCTGCGGATCACTCGGAGCCGGACCGCCTGGGCACTCGCCGTGTTCTTCGGGCTCCAGGCCACCGCCGCCTACATCACCATGGGCTGGATGGCGCAGATCTTCCGGGACGCGGGCGTGTCCGCCGGCACGGCAGGGCTGCTGCTGGCGGTCACCATGGTGATGGGCGTCCCGCTGGCCTTCGTCATCCCGCGCGTGGCCACGCGGCTGCCGCACCAGGGCCCGATCGTGATCGCACTCGGCGCCTGCGGTCTCGCCGGATACGCGGGCCTGTACCTCGCCCCGGCCGCCGGTGCCTGGGCCTGGGCCGTCCTGCTCGGCGTCTCCAACTGTGCCTTCCCGCTGGCCCTCACCATGGTCGGGATGCGGGCCAGGACCGGCGCGGGCGTGGCCCAGCTGTCCGCCTTCGCGCAGAGCACCGGCTATCTGATCTCCATCCCCGGACCGCTCCTGGTGGGCGTGCTGTACCAGCACAGCGGCGGCTGGGGCCTGCCGATCGCGCTCATGGTCGGCCTGATGGTCCCGCAGATGCTGGTCGGCGTGCTCGCGGGCCGCGACCGCACGGTGGAGGACGAGGCGGCCCGCTGA
- a CDS encoding FadR/GntR family transcriptional regulator has translation MPLSHPRRSALSEQVIAELRNQITSGEWPVGSRIPTEPELVGQLGVARNTVREAVRALAHNGLLDIRQGSGTYVVATSELAGVMHRRFADADPRHIAELRSTLESSAARLAAERRTEKDLKQLDALLVRRDQVWESGDTEAFVTADSTFHLAVVAASHNDVMTEMYADLGEVLRDWLREDVGEELTPETYMDHARLVDAIRAGDAAAAAEEAAGYPFLCRPGRFSAPASGG, from the coding sequence ATGCCCCTGAGCCATCCCCGCCGCTCGGCGCTGTCCGAGCAGGTCATCGCCGAGCTGCGCAACCAGATCACCTCGGGCGAGTGGCCGGTCGGCTCCCGGATCCCGACGGAGCCCGAACTGGTCGGGCAGCTGGGGGTCGCCCGCAACACGGTCCGCGAGGCGGTCCGCGCGCTCGCCCACAACGGCCTGCTGGACATCCGCCAGGGCTCGGGGACGTACGTCGTGGCGACCAGTGAGCTGGCCGGTGTGATGCACCGCCGGTTCGCCGACGCGGACCCCCGGCACATCGCCGAGCTGCGGTCCACCCTGGAGTCGTCCGCGGCGCGCCTGGCCGCCGAGCGGCGCACCGAGAAGGATCTCAAGCAGCTCGACGCGCTTCTCGTACGGCGCGATCAGGTCTGGGAGTCGGGCGACACGGAGGCCTTCGTGACCGCCGACTCCACGTTCCACCTGGCCGTGGTGGCCGCCTCCCACAACGACGTGATGACCGAGATGTACGCGGACCTCGGCGAGGTGCTGCGGGACTGGCTGCGTGAGGACGTCGGCGAGGAGCTGACGCCGGAGACGTACATGGACCACGCCCGGCTCGTCGACGCGATCCGCGCGGGCGACGCGGCAGCGGCCGCCGAGGAGGCGGCAGGTTACCCCTTCCTGTGCCGTCCGGGACGGTTCAGCGCGCCAGCTTCCGGTGGCTGA
- the fabI gene encoding enoyl-ACP reductase FabI has protein sequence MSGILEGKRVLITGVLMESSIAFHAAKLAQEQGAEIILTAFPRPTLTERIAKKLPKPTKVIELDVTNDEHLGRLADIVGEELGGLDGVVHSIGFAPQDALGGNFLNTPFESVATAMHVSAYSLKSLTMACLPLMQNGGSVVGLTFDAQYAWPQYDWMGPAKAALEATSRYVARDLGKQNIRCNLISAGPLASMAAKSIPGFSDLAAVWDNRSPLEWDLKDPEPAGKGIVALLSDWFPKTTGEIIHVDGGLHAIGA, from the coding sequence ATGAGCGGAATTCTCGAGGGCAAGCGCGTCCTGATCACCGGTGTGCTGATGGAGTCCTCCATCGCCTTCCACGCCGCCAAGCTGGCCCAGGAGCAGGGCGCCGAGATCATCCTGACCGCGTTCCCGCGGCCCACGCTGACCGAGCGCATCGCCAAGAAGCTCCCCAAGCCCACCAAGGTCATCGAGCTCGACGTCACCAACGACGAGCACCTCGGCCGGCTGGCCGACATCGTCGGCGAGGAGCTCGGCGGCCTCGACGGCGTCGTGCACTCCATCGGCTTCGCTCCGCAGGACGCGCTCGGCGGCAACTTCCTGAACACGCCGTTCGAGTCCGTGGCCACGGCCATGCACGTCTCGGCGTACTCCCTGAAGTCGCTCACCATGGCCTGCCTGCCGCTGATGCAGAACGGCGGCTCGGTCGTCGGCCTCACCTTCGACGCGCAGTACGCCTGGCCGCAGTACGACTGGATGGGCCCGGCCAAGGCCGCCCTGGAGGCCACCAGCCGCTACGTCGCGCGCGACCTGGGCAAGCAGAACATCCGCTGCAACCTCATTTCCGCGGGCCCGCTCGCCTCGATGGCCGCCAAGTCCATCCCGGGCTTCAGCGACCTGGCCGCCGTGTGGGACAACCGCTCCCCGCTGGAGTGGGACCTCAAGGACCCGGAGCCGGCCGGCAAGGGCATCGTCGCCCTGCTGAGCGACTGGTTCCCGAAGACCACCGGCGAGATCATCCACGTGGACGGCGGCCTGCACGCCATCGGAGCCTGA
- the fabG gene encoding 3-oxoacyl-[acyl-carrier-protein] reductase, which produces MSRSVLVTGGNRGIGLAIARAFADAGDKVAITYRSGEPPAGFLAVKCDITDTEQVEQAYKEIEAEHGPVEVLIANAGITKDQLLMRMSEEDFTSVVDTNLTGTFRVVKRANRGMLRAKKGRVVLISSVVGLYGGPGQANYAASKAALVGFARSLARELGSRNITFNVVAPGFVDTDMTKALTDEQREGIVKQVPLGRYAQPEEVAATVRFLASDDASYITGAVIPVDGGLGMGH; this is translated from the coding sequence TTGAGCCGCTCGGTTCTCGTCACCGGAGGCAACCGGGGCATCGGCCTCGCCATCGCCCGCGCATTCGCCGACGCCGGCGACAAGGTCGCGATCACGTACCGGTCGGGTGAGCCGCCGGCCGGCTTCCTGGCCGTCAAGTGCGACATCACCGACACCGAGCAGGTGGAGCAGGCCTACAAGGAGATCGAGGCCGAGCACGGCCCGGTCGAGGTGCTGATCGCCAACGCCGGCATCACCAAGGACCAGCTGCTGATGCGGATGTCCGAGGAGGACTTCACCTCGGTCGTCGACACCAACCTCACCGGCACCTTCCGCGTGGTCAAGCGTGCCAACCGCGGCATGCTGCGCGCCAAGAAGGGCCGGGTCGTCCTGATCTCCTCGGTCGTCGGTCTCTACGGCGGCCCCGGCCAGGCCAACTACGCCGCCTCCAAGGCCGCCCTCGTCGGCTTCGCGCGCTCCCTCGCCCGTGAGCTGGGCTCGCGCAACATCACCTTCAACGTCGTGGCGCCCGGCTTCGTCGACACCGACATGACCAAGGCGCTCACCGACGAGCAGCGCGAGGGCATCGTGAAGCAGGTGCCGCTCGGTCGTTACGCGCAGCCCGAGGAGGTCGCCGCGACGGTGCGGTTCCTGGCCTCGGACGACGCCTCGTACATCACTGGAGCCGTCATCCCCGTTGACGGCGGACTGGGAATGGGTCACTGA